Part of the bacterium genome is shown below.
CCGCGGCGTACGGCGTGGTCTGCGATGACATCCGCAAGGACGCCGCCAGCCATGAGTACACGTGGCTGCTGCACCTGCCGGCCGACATGCGCGTCGAGACCCAGCCCGACGGCGCCGTCATCACCCCCGGCAGCGCCTTCGCGCACAGCTACATCGAGACGCCGCTGCAGGCCGAGGGGCGCGGGGCGGCAGCCTGGACGTTCGAGGCGCCCGAGGCGGGCGACTACGTGCTCTGGGCGCGAGTCCGCGCGACGGGGGAGGAACTCGGCAAGTCCGATTCCTTCTTCGTCCAGATGGACGAGGGGCAGCCGACCGACTGGCACATGCCCGGCGGGCAGGAATGGACGTGGGGCAAGGTAGCCGCCGGAGTGGCGCAGCAGCCCCTGAGCTACCGCCTGACCGCGGGCCGGCACACGCTGCGGTTCCTCACGCGCGAGACCGGCGCGCAGGTCTCCGAGGCGGCACTGACCACGAACACGCAGGCCGCGCCACCGTTCGCCGCCGGGACGCCGGCGATCCCTCTCCCGGTCGAGACGGCATCAGTCACGCCGCCGATGCGGCTCACCACTGTCCCTGGCGATCCGAAGGCCCCGCACATGAGACTATGGCTCACGGCGGCGGCGCCCGTGCGCTATGCAGTGGACAGCTACGACGGCCACCAGCGCCTCAAGGCGATCGTGTCGTCAGTGCAGCCGGACTTCGCGGCGGTGCTGCTGCCGCTGCCAGCGGGCACGGTGGAGCCGCAGGTGCGCGTTGAGCGCACGGCCGAGGCGCTGGTGATGCGGCTGCAGTGGCCGGGACGACATGACGAGATCCGCTGGCCGACCGCGGGGGACCGACGGCCCATTGTGACGGTCGGGATCCCCTGAGCATCGCCCTGTGAGGTGACGGACGTGAACCGCTTCTGCCTGCTCGCGCTGCTGGTGCTGACCCCCCTTGTGGCCCACGCCGACGACCCCATCGCCAACGCCTCCTTCGCCGACGGCCTGAAGGGCTGGGAGACGTGGCTCGAGGCGGCGGAGGCCAAACCCCCGGTCACGGTGGACCATGCGGTCTTCCGCGGCGCGGACATGGCCTCGCTGGCGATGAAGGCGGAGACCGGCAGGCGCGGCCTGCTGCTGCAGACGGCCCTGCCGCGCGATCCGCAGGTCAGCAAGTACCGCTTCACGCTGTGGGTGAAGTGCCGCAACCTGGGGCCGGACTGGATCATCCGCGCCGCGCTGATGGCGGCGAAGGACAAGACGGTCATCAAGTGGCTACAGAACAGCCACTTCACCCAGCGCGGACGGACAATGGACTGGACACCGTGGTCGCTGGAGGCAGTCGTGCCGCCGGAGGCGACCCACCTGGCCATCTGCCTGGGCCTCTGGACCGACGACAAGCTGAAGGCCAACCCGCCGGAGGGCGGCGGGACGGTGTGGTTCGACGACCTCGCCCTGTCGCCCGTCGGGGCGCCGACAGCCCCGACCGCAGCCCCGGCGCCTGCGCCGACCGGGCTCCAACTGGAGCGCCTCTTCCCCATTGGCGAGCGCGGCCTCTTCCAGCCCGGGCAGCCCCTGCAGCTCATGCTCAGCGGGCAGTGCACTGCCCCGACGCCGGTGGAGTATGGCCTTCAGGTGCGCCTGGTGGACTTCTTCGGCCAGCCTGCGGGGGCCAAGTCGTTCCATGTGCGGGCCGAGCCCGGCAAGCCCGTACGCGAGACCCTCGACCTCCCCGCCGCCGACCGCCTGGGCTGGCTGCGCGTGGAGACCACCTGTACTCATGACGGCAAGGCGGCCGTCGGCCCGCAGACCTCCCTCTGCGTCGTGCAGCCCGTGGAGCGCCGCGACGACTACTTCGCCGCGGACGTGAACGGCCAGGAGGCCGAACTCGTCCCGGCGATGCGCACCATCGGCGTGTCTGCCCGCAAGATAGGGGGCACGATCCGCTGGGTGCCCATGGACCAGCGGGGCGACCTGGTGAAGTACTGGCAGAACGAGATCACGACCGGCCGCACCGCGGTCTACTGGAAGTCGGACCTGACCCTCATCGGCAACATCTTCATCGGCGGGGAGTTCATGGACCCGCAATGGAAGGCGACCATCGAAGAACGCCGCCAGCAGGGCCTGTTCCCCTACCCGGACGCCTTCTTCCAGCAGTTCGGCGACTTCGTCGAGGCCGAGGCCACCGTGTTCAAGCCCCGGGTGAAGGTGTGGGTGCTGTCCGAGGAGATTGACGGGACGGTCGGGGTGCCCGACCTGCTCAGCGGCAGCCCCTCGGCCGAGGTCATGCGCTATGTGCTCATGTGCCGCATCGCGTACCAGCGCCTCAAGCAGGTCAACCCCGAGAACCAGGTCATCGGCCTGGCGGTATCAAGCGACTTCAACCAGACCCCGAGCTACCCGATGGTGCGGCGGCTGCTGGCGGACCTGCGCGACTACACGGACGTCATCGGTCCGGACCTGTACACCGACTCGTGGAACTGGGTCGTTCAGCCCAGCCGCGGGCCGGAGGCCGGCGAGATGCGCAGCAAGCTGCTCGACACGCTCGCCCTGCAGGCGTCGCTGCACAAGGCCACCGTCACGACCATCTCCGAGCGTGGCTATGGGTTGGCCCTGCATCTGCCCCCCACCGACCCGCTGGAGAAGCTGCAGGCCGACCTCACCGCCCGCAGCCTCATCATCGGCAAATCCTTGCCGCAGGTGCAGTTCTACGCCCTGCACATGTTCTGCGGCAGTGGCGGCTGGTGGGAGAGCACCGGCAAGGTGTCCACGGACGCCAACCCGCAGATAGACCTGGGCCTGTGGCGGTCGTGGTACGAGAAGGGCGGGAAGGTCTGGTACCGGCCGCGCAGCGCCGTCGCGGCGTATGCGACGGTCGCCCGGATGCTCGGCGGCAGCACGGCCTGCACCGAGGTCCTGCCCGAGCAGGGCATCTACAGCTATGTCTTCACCTGCCCGGACCGCACGGTTGCGGCGCTCTGGACGACCGACGCCCAGTCCTGCGCCATGCAACTCGATCTGCCGGCGGAGGTCGAGTGTGTGGACCTGATGGGCAATGCCCGGAAGCTCGCGAAGGGGCCGGCGCAGGTGGCGCTCAGCAGCTCCCCCGTGTTCCTGCGAGTGGCCGCGCCGCCCGAGGTGATAGCGGAGATGTTGCGCAAGGCGACGTTCCCGGCGCGGTCGTCGCTCAAGGCCGAGGCGCGCCTGGCCGATCTGAACACCGCGGTCGTGGACCTGGTGAACCAGTCGGCACAGCCGGTGTCGGTGGAGGTGCGAGTCACCAAGGTGGCGGGGGCAGTCGCGGCCACACCGACCTTGCGGGGTGAGGTCCCTGGCAGTGGAAAGCAGAGCCTGCGCGTGCCCCTGCAGCAAGTGCAACTGGCGCGCCTGGGGGAGCTGCAGGCGACCATTCACGCCGGCGCGCAGGCGCTGCCCGTGGTGGCGGATCTGTCGGCGCGGGCCGTGCCGGCAGTCGGCGGGGCCGTGAAGGTGGATGGCGACCTGGCCGAATGGGCGAAGCTGCCGCCGCTTGCGCTTGACTCGGCAGACGCCCTGATGCCGTCGCGCGAGGTGATGGCCCGGGGCCTGTGGACGGGGCCGGATGACCTGAGCGTGACGGCCTGGCTGGGATGGGATGAGCGCGCCCTGTACGTGGCGGCCCGCGTGCGCGACGACGCCCACGTGCAACGCCAGTCGGGCGACAAGATGTGGATGGATGATTGCTTCCAGTTCGCGCTGGACATGGTCAACGACGCGCTCTCGCCGGCCGTCGCCGGGCGCAGTGGCTATGACGCCAACGACTACAACTTCGGGGCGGGGCTGACGGGCGATAGCCCGAGCCTGTACTGCTTCGTGGAGCGCGGCGCGACGGAGCCTCAGGGCCCGCGTTCATACCCGGTAGCCGTCAGGCGCGTCCGGGGCGAGACCGTGTACGAGTTGGCGCTGCCGTGGGAGGCGCTGAGGGTCCAGCCGCGGCCGGGCTTGGTGTTCGCCCTGAGCTTCGTCGTGTTCGATGTGGATACCCCCGAGGAACGACAGGCCAGCTACTGGATGGGCCTCACGCCGGGCATCGCGGGCGGGCAGGACCCGTCGCAGTACCGGACGTTCGTGCTGACGCGCTGAAGGGTCTGCGGGCGAGGCACGCAGGTCCGGCGAGTCCAGAACGCCCGGTGGGGCAGGTCTGGCTGGAACACACAGCAGGAAGGACGCAACACAAGGGCGAATGGCGCGTGGTTGTGCTACGAATACCGGCCCAGGAGGGTTTGTCTCATGCGACGTGTGGGCTTTACGCTGATTGAACTGCTGGTCGTCATCGCCATCATCGCCATCCTGGCGGCGATCCTCTTCCCCGTCTTCGCCAAGGCCCGTGAGAAGGCGCGGCAGACAAGCTGTCTGTCCAACATGCGGCAGATCGGGAACGCCACGCTGATGTACTGCAGTGACTACGACGGGCGTTGGTGCCCGTCGCCGACCGTACGGGCCGATGCGGTGGGCTGGAGCGTGACCCTCGCGGCGCTGGCTCCGCAGGCGCAGATCCAGCCGTACGTCAAGAACATCCAGGTGCACACCTGTCCGTCGCGGACGGAGGCGAACGGCTGGAGTTCCGGCGGCCACGCGATGTACGGCAGCGCCGCGTATCCCGACGAGTTCCTGGGCCTGGGCCTCGGCTACGGGCCGGGCCAGTACTCCAACCCGCCGGTGCACGTCGAGGCGCTCGACCGTCCGGCCGAAGTCGTCGCGTGGGCGGACACGACGTACCCGACGTCGCTGGGCGCCGACCGCTGCTTCGCCTATCCGCGCCTCAAGTACCCCAATGCCTGCCACTACGAGAGCTACATCGGCACCGCCGACTATACCGCCCACAACGGCGGCAGCAACGTGGCCTTCTTCGATGGCCACGCCAAGTGGCTGGCGGCGTCCACAATCATGGGGACGTACTGAGCGGACCGACGGGGCTGCTACGGCGAAGGGGGTGGGGTCGGCCGGGCCCAGGCCAGCCGGCCCTCCAGCACATCCACGACCCGCTGGGCGGCCGGCTGGACATTGGTGCGGTCGGCGCCCTTGAGCGTCAGCGGCAGCAGGTACTCGTAGCGCAGGAAGTACAGGAAGCGCGTGATGAGGTCCTCGTCCACGGGCTGGTCCACCAGCTCGGGCAGGACATCGGCGAGGTCCTCGTCGGCGCGCACATGCCGCGCCACGCCGGGCACGTTGTATAGCGCCCTACCCAGTGTTGCCACCGGCCGCATGTTCAGCAGCGCCTCCACCCCCACCGACGAGTTCAGCGTCACCACCGCCCGGGCGCTCCCCACGATCTCACTCACCGGCGTCGTCCGCAGGAAGCGCACCTGCGGCATGGAGGCGCGCAGCGCGCCGTAGTCAATGCGCCCGTAGTCCGATGGGTGTTCCTTGACCACCAGTGCCAGGCTGTCGCCCGTCCGGGCGTTGTACGCTTCCACCTGCTGTGCGGTGTAGCGCATCGCGTCGGCGACGGTGTCGAAGCGCGGCGAGAAGACCAGCACCTGGCTGTCGTCATGTACCTGCATCGGGAAGAGGACGAAGCGCTCGGGCAGCGGCTTGGCGTCGTCGAGGTCATCCTGACCCGTGGCGGACGTCTTGCGCAGCGGGCGCTGCTGCAGGCGCGTACCCAGTAGCTCCTGCGTGCGGGCCGGGTCGAGGGTCAGTGCGCGGTAGGCTTCCGGCGGCCAGTCGGTGATGCTGCTCTCGGCGTTGATGCCGCCGGGGTCCATCGCCATGGTGCCCGGGAAGGGCCCGTTCTCGCAGATGATGGCATGACGGCCCAGTGAATGCGCCGCCGCCGCGGCTGCCGCCAGCGGAACGCGGAAGGCGCTCCACATGACCACCGCGTCGTAGCCTTCCAGGGCGCGCCGCATGACGTCGTACCACGCAGCCGCCACGCGCGAGAGCCACTGGGAGAACTGCGCGGCATCGGCGGTGCGCCGGACACAGGCCATGCGCGTGGCCTCGAAGCGTGTGATGCGCTCCAGCAACTCGGGCGCGAGGACGCGATGACGGCGCAGGCGCAGCAACTGCGTCGGTGGGATGAACTCCCAGACGCCGCGGCAGCGATGCCCGAGGCCCTCGGGCAAGGCCCCCCCCATCAGCCGGAACAGGTGGCATTGGTGGCCCCAATGCCACACGAAGAGCACTTTGCGGTGCGTGGACATGAGCGGGTGGGCGTCAGGAGGCGTGGAACTGGGTGACATCTGAGATGCAGCTTCCGTAGGCGTGTTCTGTGCGGAGCGATGGTTCCTTCGCCGTCGCCCGTGTCTTCTCCTCGCGTCGCGCCCGCTTCACTACCCACGCCGTCTGAAGCAGGACCGTCTCACTCCGGCAACGAAATGCCTCGGCGCCGTGCCGAACGCTCCCTGTGAGGATGCCATGAAGCGACGCGGTCTACTGTT
Proteins encoded:
- a CDS encoding DUF1559 domain-containing protein; the protein is MRRVGFTLIELLVVIAIIAILAAILFPVFAKAREKARQTSCLSNMRQIGNATLMYCSDYDGRWCPSPTVRADAVGWSVTLAALAPQAQIQPYVKNIQVHTCPSRTEANGWSSGGHAMYGSAAYPDEFLGLGLGYGPGQYSNPPVHVEALDRPAEVVAWADTTYPTSLGADRCFAYPRLKYPNACHYESYIGTADYTAHNGGSNVAFFDGHAKWLAASTIMGTY